From Parafrankia irregularis, the proteins below share one genomic window:
- a CDS encoding peptidoglycan-binding protein produces the protein MTLRPEEYANQGQPTIRRGASGPAVKWFQRAFNRSDTGGRIHPDGEFGPATEAAARDFQQAHGLNPDGVVGPATWAALPDGRPMPLLAQGARGDVVARLEEVLNSCGYSPGYIDGVFDARTRSAVTEFQQAEGISADGDVGDFTWQAQVNLAGQTLENAVGLWFVGDSGGHGNEDGGAMETTYTVAEHDTLSGIAQRFYGNASLYTLIASANNIADPNKIRVGQVLKIPPQSYTVVAGDTLSEIAQRFYGNASLYTLIASANNIPDPNKIRVGQVLKIPPRPLVGAAYGS, from the coding sequence ATGACTTTGAGACCGGAAGAATATGCGAACCAAGGTCAGCCTACGATCAGGAGAGGCGCATCCGGGCCGGCGGTGAAATGGTTCCAGCGCGCGTTCAACAGATCGGACACAGGCGGAAGGATTCACCCGGACGGGGAGTTCGGTCCGGCGACGGAAGCTGCTGCACGGGACTTCCAGCAGGCCCATGGCCTGAATCCTGACGGCGTCGTCGGGCCAGCGACCTGGGCCGCTCTCCCCGATGGGCGGCCGATGCCGCTGCTGGCGCAGGGGGCGCGAGGCGACGTGGTCGCTCGGCTCGAGGAGGTGCTGAACAGCTGTGGCTACTCGCCCGGTTACATCGACGGAGTCTTCGACGCGCGCACCAGATCGGCAGTGACCGAATTCCAGCAGGCGGAGGGGATCAGCGCGGATGGTGACGTCGGTGATTTTACATGGCAGGCACAGGTGAACCTGGCCGGTCAGACGCTCGAGAATGCCGTCGGCCTTTGGTTCGTCGGAGACTCCGGCGGGCACGGAAATGAAGATGGAGGAGCAATGGAAACGACCTACACTGTCGCCGAGCACGACACGTTGTCCGGGATCGCGCAGCGATTCTATGGGAATGCGAGCCTCTACACACTGATTGCCAGCGCCAACAACATAGCCGACCCGAACAAGATCCGGGTGGGTCAGGTACTGAAGATCCCGCCGCAGTCGTACACCGTCGTGGCGGGTGACACACTGTCCGAGATCGCGCAGCGATTCTACGGGAATGCGAGCCTCTACACACTGATTGCCAGCGCCAACAACATACCCGACCCGAACAAGATCCGGGTGGGTCAGGTACTGAAGATCCCGCCGCGTCCGCTGGTGGGCGCCGCATATGGATCATAG
- a CDS encoding DUF4232 domain-containing protein, giving the protein MRRMTGAFLMGALTAGALAVDGGAATAAARTVSRCASAALVPAVVREDGAAGTIYRTIEYRNSGHQACVISGFPTVELVDRRGRVLGGPSGHSGAVGAPVTLRPGGVTEFTLIASNMAGSIEGCTDPGTYRPAVGARVTPPGGGRSRFIPLTQDACVAPGLSTLSVTAVGHVLPGS; this is encoded by the coding sequence ATGAGACGGATGACTGGTGCGTTTCTCATGGGCGCTCTGACGGCCGGCGCCCTCGCCGTCGACGGCGGCGCGGCGACCGCAGCGGCTCGAACGGTCAGCCGGTGCGCATCGGCCGCCCTCGTCCCAGCCGTGGTCCGGGAGGACGGCGCGGCCGGCACCATCTACCGGACCATCGAATACCGAAACTCCGGTCACCAGGCCTGCGTGATATCCGGCTTCCCCACCGTGGAACTCGTCGACAGACGTGGCCGCGTGCTGGGGGGTCCGTCGGGTCACTCGGGCGCCGTCGGCGCGCCCGTGACGCTGCGGCCGGGTGGCGTGACGGAGTTCACCCTGATCGCCTCGAACATGGCGGGGTCGATCGAAGGGTGTACGGACCCGGGCACCTACCGGCCCGCCGTGGGCGCACGTGTCACCCCACCCGGCGGCGGCCGGTCCAGGTTCATCCCGCTCACACAGGACGCCTGCGTCGCACCCGGGCTCAGCACGCTCTCTGTCACCGCTGTCGGGCACGTGCTCCCCGGCAGCTGA
- a CDS encoding helix-turn-helix domain-containing protein, whose translation MALPRTHEPSVGALLRGWREQRRLTQLDLAERTNVSTRHISFVENGRSRPTSEMILILAEHLDVPLRERNQLLLAGGYAPAYSQHDLASPSMSAVSEAINRVLAGLAPLPAVVVDRRWELVAANDAIDLFTAGVAPHLLEPPVNVLRLSLHPDGMAPRILNLPEWKAHLLDRLARQAAAARDSALDDLHAELSAYSAHGPCSRTEAHPANTLVVPMRYQSPRGALALFTATTVFGTPTDVTVSELAIETFYPADPASAAALTASRP comes from the coding sequence ATGGCCCTCCCCCGCACGCATGAGCCGTCCGTGGGCGCCCTGCTGCGTGGCTGGCGGGAACAGCGCCGACTCACCCAGCTGGACCTGGCGGAACGAACGAACGTCTCGACCCGCCACATCAGCTTCGTGGAAAACGGCCGATCGCGGCCCACCAGCGAAATGATCCTCATCCTGGCCGAACACCTGGACGTGCCGCTGCGGGAGCGCAACCAGCTGCTGCTCGCCGGCGGCTACGCACCGGCATATTCGCAGCATGATCTCGCGTCGCCGTCGATGTCGGCGGTCAGCGAGGCGATCAACCGGGTGCTCGCCGGCCTCGCCCCGCTGCCCGCGGTGGTCGTCGACCGGCGCTGGGAGCTCGTCGCCGCGAACGACGCGATCGACCTGTTCACCGCGGGCGTGGCACCGCACCTTCTGGAGCCCCCGGTCAACGTGCTCCGCCTCAGCCTGCACCCGGACGGGATGGCCCCGCGCATCCTGAACCTGCCCGAGTGGAAAGCGCACCTGCTCGACCGGCTGGCACGACAGGCAGCGGCGGCCAGGGACAGCGCCCTCGATGACCTGCACGCCGAACTAAGCGCCTACTCCGCGCACGGCCCGTGCTCCCGGACCGAAGCGCACCCGGCGAACACGCTCGTCGTCCCGATGCGCTACCAGTCCCCGCGAGGCGCGCTCGCCCTGTTCACCGCCACCACGGTGTTCGGCACACCCACCGATGTGACCGTGTCGGAACTCGCGATCGAGACCTTCTACCCGGCAGACCCCGCCAGCGCCGCCGCGCTCACGGCTTCTCGGCCCTGA